A stretch of DNA from Glycine max cultivar Williams 82 chromosome 18, Glycine_max_v4.0, whole genome shotgun sequence:
CTTATCACATGAGCTAGGTAATTTTTGGGTCCCAAATCCTAATTATAAGCTGACATTAGAGTATATCCTAGTGATTATTGTTAGACTTGTGGCCCCTATCTGGCTACTATACGACCATGTGCAGAGATGTCTAGTATTGTAAATTTCGCTCTCCGCGATATCAAATTCTGAACACGAAAGGGGTGTGTTAGAAATCTTACATTTGCTAGCTGGGTAACCCTCATCTTTATTTTCCCatgaaatattctttttttctgattttgaagtttgaactttGGATCTGGGCATCTggctataatttaaaatttaaggataACTTGTTTGTATGTCTGCCAATTCTACTGCGTTGGTGCAGTGACTGACCCTAGCAGACTTGAGTTTACTCTTAGTCTGTGTTTTTGACATTGAAATTACTTGTAGGAGAAACAATCTGAATTCCTTCCATTTATCATTGAGGACCACGTTGTTGGATTCATTCACAATGGGTAAAATTTACTTCAATTCTTTCTTACCTATGATAGTGGCAGGTTTGCTGGCTAAACTTCAAATAGTTCAGGTTTGTTGAGCATTTGAGAGGCTTTGGGAATGTGTTCATTTTCcccaaagataaatataatggaGGCCTCTACGGAGACTTTGTTTCTTTGCATCCAATGCTAAAGACAGCTGAGGAAAGAACCAGTGCAGTTGGATATGTAGTAGAACGTTTGGGAGAGGAGCATATTCCAGGGATACGGAATGAggtattaattatgattaaatataGAATATACTAGATTTTGTCATTCTTCTATGCTTTCCTAATGCCTAAGTACCTAACCTATGTTATTTGTCCATGTTTTACCAGCTTTACCCTGTGATATCATCATTTGGTGCAcagattttcttttcattagAACGTGCTGCAGCTCCTTATTTTGGCATAAAGGTAAATGGGAATCTCTCTGAGTACTTGATTGCTTAACTtgctttctaaatttttttgttgttcctACAAATGTTTGAAGTCCTATATTCAGCTGTACTCTGAATTCTGCCCGTGCGTTTTGCTGTTATCACAGTTTAGACTGTTGTTTCTACTCTTCTGAAGCATCTTTAGCCTCAATTTATCATTTGGGAACAAAATCAGCTTCCCTCTCaatatatcaattaataaactattatatccaaataaatttcatgataaaaacattcaaacaaatcagtcaaatattatattcattgtcaaattgaaattgaaaatttaacttGCTTTAGTTTTGTCAAACTGAGTGTTACCAATCTTAGTGTTGGCATcgtcttaaaattaattaatgatttgcCCTCAAACAgatttggtaaatatttgttttatgacAGGCTTCCTAGTTGATAGTTCAGTTTATATCCTAACacttttgtttttaacttttcatCTTTAATATCTTTAacctatttttctttctcttcaaatATTAGGTTTATGGAACCCAGATGAATGGCTATGTTGAGCTGGATGGGCAGAAGCACCTATGGATAGGGAAGAGAAGTGGTACAAAATCCACATATCCTGGAATGCTTGATGAGCTAGTTGCAGGAGGACTGGTTTGTAGTTTCATTTGTATCTTTTCTGAGCTTTGAAATGTTTACACATTTCTCCTCAAGACCACTATTACCTTTAGTGTGAATCACCTTGCCTCTGGTAAGGAACTTAACAGTGTTATTTATGCAGAGTCACTGAATAAGCAAATCAATATTGGCTAATAAGATCAAATTACTATTAAATGTTTCCTTTAGTTCAATTTAATATAAGCAAATCAACTTATCATTGAGTTTCTAAGTTAATTTCTATTGTCACAGCCGCATGGAATCAATTGTCAGCAGAATCTTGCAAAGGAATGTGAAGAGGAAGCAGGAATACCTAGATCTATCTCTGTCAAGTAAGTTACTAACCTTCTTTTCAAATGAGATAACAAAGTAAACTATTAATCAACTCTAAGTTAAATGGATTTCTTTTTGTACCTATGCTCTACATGCTTATTAGCTGTGTGAACTAGATCACTCTTTCCAACCATAAGCCAAAATGTCAAAATTCATATATGTAgtactcttttctttttctgtctaaTTCTGTTGATTGATGCTTTCACAGCGCCATACCGGTTGGTGCTGTTTCATACAAGGACATTGATGGATATAGATACAAGAGAGATGTTCTGTTCTGTTATGATCTAAAACTTCCAAAAGATTTCATTCCGAAAAATAAAGGTGAGCCGTACATGTTCTTCAAATTTACTGTTGTTATGTTCTAGTGGTGCCATGATCACCCTTTGTGATAACtggtttaataaaatatcagaTGGAGAAGTTGATAGCTTCAAGTTGATCCCTGTTACACAAGTTGCAGAAATCATACGCAAGACACAGTTTTTCAAGGCAAATTGCGCTCTTGTAATCATTGATTTCCTGTTTCGACATGGGTATTTCTCTTTGTATCTTCAATACTTTTTTTCCTGTATGctaatgtaaataactaaatgGAAGGAAAAGATTAAACAGCCTTTGTACATTATCATCCTAACATGCATAGAGAATTGAAATGTGGTCATTGATCTATTCTGGGAGCCATATGGTATTTGTATGTGCTTTCTAGAAATTCAAGTTTGGTTTGTTGTCATTCTGAAATTTTGTGGGCTGTACACATCGGATTTGGAGTTTCTAGGCTTTGTGAATATATGTTGGAAATCATATGTTGCAATTATACTGTGTATACAAAGTAACAAAAGTGAAATTTCTTTTGCACTTGTCTTAAGTTATTATTCTTGGGATGGTTTTGGTGAGAACTTAATGATTATGTGTTCTGATATTGCAGATACATCACTCCTGAATATGATGGATATTTGGATCTCCTACGAAGCTTAAGAATAGGAGATTGCTCCTGACTCAGCAAGCACCATGACTATTCACTGTGCCATGCATATATATGTTCAAGTTTCTTTGTTactgttttcttttatatttgttgttgaAACTCCATAATGGTTACTTCTATATTATCTTAGAAGCTCTTAGATTGTACCTATCCAGTGATGTCATCTTCAACTTTGATTCttattttgtacttttttttcaaGAATTGGTGAGAAAGGACCATTAAGAATTATTCCATGCAAATCTGACATGTAGCTTTAATCACGTCAAAATTGCAGCTGTGTTTTTTCTAGTTACAACCacttaaaaaaggaaagaaagaatgaTATTGCGGTCTAAATCATGTGTTGAAGATGAATTCCGCCAATGTATGAGATTcatagttgaaaaaaataaggatTCACCCCCCCACTTTACTTGCTACCGTACTGAGCAAAAGTCACTTCTACAAAGGTAATTACTAAAACATCACAGTTAAATGTTAATCCAAAATTACAAACAATGAATTATTTAACAGGTGCTTCACTCTTCATTTGACATGTGTATGCCAACCATTAACCAAGAAGTCATATTAAACTTGAATACATTTTAATTCCCATCCCCACGTTTCATTTGGTCTACAAATTTTTTCTTAGGTAGTGCATGCCAGCTTTTTCTTCTCACATACCCGTAGGAACTAGGAACTAGGAACTCTTTGTATTCTACTTTTGTGTAAAGATGAAATTTCAAATCCTGTATTTTCTGAGAATAGTCCTTACCACCGATTTTTTAagctaattgtttattagatGCCAATTCAAAACATCTCAgaatgattttcatttttcatgactttaatattttataatgacGTTTCTCCTATCAATAAGCTATGGTTTGCAAATTACAAATGTGACACTCCCACACTTGCCTTAACACGAAAAAACAGGCAATTGTTTCCTTTACCTTTTTAACCTTCTGGAAAGCATATTGGGAAAGTGATTTTACATTACAGATTAGCCTTTCTGGAATGTAATCCGGAAGgtaaattttagattttggaATGGCTAATccggaattcaaattttacattcCGGATTAGTGTGCAGGAAGTAAATTCAGAAATGCAGGAAGCAATTgcccagaaaatattttctcgcTGCATATTTCTCACCAACTGGATCCAATTCAGCTGGGCCGACCCAACAAACTGAGCCCAAGCGCAAACGACACTGACCCACGCATTAAACGACGCCGTTTACGTCTCCGCCTTCCCCTACTATTTTTCGCTGTCCCTCTTCTAAACCTCCGACCAAAAACTGCAGCACAAGTGCACAACCAATGAAACCACATAAACTTCCTTCTCCGGCACTCTCACGTGCGTTCGCACGTGCCCTAGGATCCGCCACCACCGCCACGCAATGTGGAGTGGCGTTTCCTTCGAAGACCGTTACCACCGCGAACTTCGAACCGTCGCTGGCGGAGCTCCGGCGCCATGTCCGGACGTCGGACTTCGTGGCCATCGACCTCGAGATGACCGGCGTGACGAGCGCTCCGTGGCGCGAGTTGTTGGAGTTCGACCGCTCCGACGTGCGGTACCTGAAGGTCCGAGACTCCGCCACCAAGTTCGCCGTCGTTCAATTCGGCGTTTGCCCCTTCCGTTGGGATCCCTCCAACCACTCCTTCGTCGCGTATCCGTACGAATGTTCTTTCGCTAATTCgatttttattggaaataataatttataatatgagtTTCGTAGTTGCTTCTTGCGTGGGAGATTAGTAATAGGATTAATTCACTAGTTCCTGAATTTACGAATAACAGTTAATTTAATCACTGAACTTAGGAAAATGTCAAACAACGTTCATTTTGGCCATAATAATGAAATTACATTTCTTATAATTTCAGGAACTAAATTGGCTGGAGCTCATGATATTAGGAACCAATTTGATAATTACTCTAATATATAGTCTAGTTTTAGGGgagagagtgtgtgtgtgtgtgacggtgtgtttttataatgaactGGATTTTGTTGGTGTTAGgtcaaatttaatttctatggaAAATTAAAGGGTGTGCTAAGAAATTTTTATGCTGGATGGATGGTATTCTGAAACCATTTTTTAATTGTGAAGATATTTGCCAATGAAATGGAAGTGATAAGTGACGATATTGCAGGTTTTTACCAGTTTGATAATGTGGCTTGGTTTTGTAGTTATTTCTTGTTGGTTTTCATAATGTGTTGGATTTATAAAATGGAATGCAACAGCATAACTTGGATTTGTTCAAAGGCTGGTTTGAATTGACTTTCTAagtatatttgtataatatttcaatttccaagtaatagaaaaaaaaaaactttttttagtaatttatgTGGAATTATGAGTATGCAAATACAGTTTATTAGGTTGTTgcatttttcttctcctttttattttgattttcttttttttttgggggggggggggggggggggaggggaggATTCTTGGATTTCCTTGACAGTTTGGTTCTGATTACTATTATTGCTAGATATggtgtcattttatttattcttctttgtttcctttatttatttatttttatgaatgttCTGCTGTTCTGAGTTGAAGAATTGCTCCTTGGCAGGCACAATTTCTATGTTTTTCCTCGACAGCAGCTCGCAGGCTTGGGTCCATGTGATGAATTCCTCTGCCAGACCACATCAATGGATTTCTTGGCTAAATACCAGTTTGATTTTAATGCTTGCATACATGAAGGTAGCttacttttccttttatttcttgcCGCTACATTTGGTATTAACTGTTAAGCTAATTAGCTAATGAATAGAAGAAAAGAGTTTGTGCATTAACATCTACCATAAAAGGTCCCTGCCATAGTAACTGAGATTACCTTGCATGCTTTATTTCTATACATGGAAATACGAAGCTAAAGATGCTTCACTTCTGGGTCTATACTTAGATGTTTGAGTGGTTCAATGGAAAAAGAGGTAATATACAAAGAGCTCTGTGTACTCTACTTTTAAGGTTATTTGCTAACTGGAAGGTCTTTATATGCATGACTTTTATAGTTATAGGAAATTAGAAAATTATGGAGACATTAAAGATGCTGAAGGCCTATGATCTTTAACCAGTAACCATATTTTGAATTTCTGGAAACATTTTGGTGTTAGTAGATCTTCCAATTCTGTCACTGACTCATAGGATTGGCATTTGGTTGCATGAGTAACCACGTCATGACTTTTATGGTTTCTCTAGTTTGAGAATTTGCACCCTTCATAATGTCAGGAATATCTTATTTATCCAGAGAACAAGAAAGGAAAGCATTAAGGAGTTTGAATTCTACATATGATAGTGAGTGGTCAGACATTggtaaattaaaagatgttaggGATATACCATTGCTCAGCGCGGCCGACATTTTGTTCACTGCAcggatgaaaaataaattcagTGAATGGCGTGATGGGTTATTTCAGGAGCAAAATCAAGAAGACCAAATTCAAGGAATTTCAAATGACTCAAAATTTCAAGTGACTTTTTTTGAGATGCATCCAGCTCTTAGGCTTAATAGATTCACATCTCACCAGCTTAAATTGATTCAGTTGGTAATGTTTCTACATTTTGTGTCCTCAGCTGATATGTTTACATTTTGTTTCCTATATCGGTATCTTGATTGTGCCATTTATCTATATCCTTTGGCCCATGTTAAGTTTGTGCCCAGTGTTGCTGACTATAAGCTTAAAAAATTTTCAGCTCATCAGAAAACACTTCAAAGATCTTTCATATGTCAGTGTGAACAGTGAGGCTTCTGGTTCACAACAATTAGTCGTATATACAGACTTAAAGGATGAATTAAACTTACTTCTGGTAATAAATCTTGATATTGTTTTGTTCACTTTTAAATTGTGACGTGATTTTACATTGctaatgttttttgaaatttaattgttCCTTCTGCCCTTTTGAAAGGATGGTGGAGGGTAACTGACTAAGTCTTACCATTAAAAGTGAAAGTCTGAATTGACTTTATATTGgcattaatttctaatttaaaatcTGTTGATGACTAAACATTTTCTATAAACaatgaatattaaaaataatacttctATACTTTATATAATTTGGCATCTTATGTATAGGCCTAGCACAGTGGTGCTGAAAGATGAGTAAGCTAAAATATAATGTGCTGAGCTGTGTTTTATTGACAACAAATCaccttattaaattattaaaagagtttttttatttaaataatatctgGCAGAAGAAggtgaaagaagaaaatcacAGAGCAGAAGAGATGAAGATCCAAGCTGCCGTTGGATTCCGCCATGTTATTGATCTCCTTTCATCAGAACAGAAGTTGATAGTTGGATACAATTGTTTTTTAGGTACCAACGACAGTCTGAATCCTTGACaagctatttaattttataagacaCTATGATGATATATACCATTCCATGATACAGATATTGCACATGTCTACAGCAAATTTATAGGCCCTCTTCCGGGGACTCCTGAAGAGTTTGTTGCCTCTGTTAGCAAGTGCTTTCCTCACATTGTTGACACCAAGATACTCCTGAGCACTAATTTGATGTTCcaagaaaagatgaaaaggTCCAGAAAATCACTGGCCTCTGCATTCACTTCATTTTGTCCACAAATTGCAGCTGGCTCCAGAAGCACAGATCTAGGTTCACTCTCTCATGTGAAAGTGAACGTTGAGGTTGATGATTCAAGGTTTGTCTCTGCTTTCATTCTATAAATCCTTACCTGGTTATTGTGATTTAAGTTTACCAATCTAGTGGTGCAAAATCAGTGCCTTGAAAATTTATGAGAAtggaatttatttttcaactgTTAGTTTGCATATGATTGTAGTTACACATTTTCAACCGTTTTCATACATGACagttctttccttctttttttttttttttttctgatatcTAACCTCAAAATGCAAAGTTTATAAACATACAAgtataaacattttttcttttatttgaaaaaaatgttcaatGGTAGGTGgataacattttaatttcttgtgtGGCTTTTCTTCGTTTTCCACATTGCACATAGCTTGAGGTGATCTCTTCAGAATTTGGACTACCAAGTCTAATAAAGACTTAGTGTCCTACTTGTCTTAAAGTATTGTTGACCAAGCTGTCTCTTCAGATAAAGGTACTTTCCATACCAACATTAGATGTGTATTTGCAGATCATGCAGCTGGAGCCCTGGAGGCAAGCATGAGGCAGGATATGATGCCTTCATGACTGGATGCATCTTTGCCCAGTTATGCAGTGATTTAGGTATCGATTTTAAACTCCATGATTCTTCAAAACCATTAGCCCTCAATGAGAAACTGCAGAAGTACGTTAATCGTCTATATCTTAGTTGGATGCACAGGGACATTATTGATCTAAATACTGGTAATAAGGTTGCAGATTCTTCACTCAGGAGCCTGACGAAGCGGTAcccaaaaattatgtttgagaACATTGTTATTATTTGGGGATTTTCTTCTAAGCTGAAGGCAAACGAAATAAGAGAGTGCATATCTAAAGTATTTGGACCAACTTCTGTAGTTTCTGTCTTCCACTTGGATGCAACTGCAGCATTCGTCCAGTTTAGCAAAACTGAGTTAGTTTCTGATTTTCTTTTAGTGAAGGATTCCTTGGAGAGAAGTGGTGGTGCAATCTCGGTTTTGCATCCACTGTCAAAACTTTTGGAAGGTGGAAATACATGTGGTGCCAATTATGATACTTACAGAGAAATATGTGGTTCATCCTTATCAGAAGGTCTGTTCGCTGATCAGGCAGAGGCAGTTGGTATAAAGTGGAAGACCAAATTAACAGAATACAAGGTAGCATCGAGAGGCAAAGAACATGAAAATCCTAGTGTACAAGATAATGTAAATACGGTTATGAAGAATGTAGAAAGGACCAAGCCAAACACAATTGATCAGTTAGGAAATGCTCCATCTTGTGGGCAAGTCTCAACTTTTGAGATTGAAGATTCTTATGTTGCAGAAGCCAATTTGTGATTTCTGACTAATGATTTGTACACGGTCAGAATGaagatttaatattatattaaaataaatttttacaaagCAACCTGTACTTCGGGCTGATATTGTccaaatttagaaaatgtagCAGTCTGAGAAAAGCATAGAAGCATATTGATCCACGAAATATCCATACTTGATAACCCAGGGTAGATTTCCACCTGTGTGTCTAGGTAGGATAAATGTAATGGCCTTGTTCTGGCGAGTGGTGacttccaactctcaaaacaTTACACATTTATCCTACCTAGCCAGATTCTAAAGACTGTTCAGTATGTCATAACTAAGTGAAGTATCTTATCAtaactttcaagtttcaagtaaTTGGAACTATTACTTCACAAAATCTCTAATGTCAAATTGCTCTAGACTCACCACTTGATATTAGAGATTTCGAGAAGTAATAGGTTAAATGCCAGTTGACCCATTTGTCGCTGTTTCCTAAGAGACTTTAGTTtgagaaattttgtttttactttttcatttttaattataaaacgtgtcatcttgttattattatgtcatctatttttaaaagttttatggTGGTGCAAatgtaaaaggaaataaaaagtaaaaaggaggtaacatttttgtagttaaaagtgaaaataaaaagtaaaaataaaaaatgttttttcaaaataaatgacCCTATAAAGTAAATGTGGCTTTGGCTCTACTTACTCTGAGCTTTGAATACCTACGGCATTGGCAGTTTGGCAATGTGAATGCGATTTTGGTGGCTCCAAGACAGCAATGGCAAGCTCCTTACAGCTATATTTAAGGGGTTTCATGGAATTATTGATCCTTTATGTGAGTAAATTGATGGcaaatataattgtaatattCTTAGAATGTTGTGTTATATgtattacataaataaataaaaattccctaaaaaataaattaaaaataaatattaacatataCAAATTCATATAATAAGAAACATCTGAATAAAATTGACATctcaatgctttttttttttgtaactacATCTCAAATTCTCAATGTTTTATTAACTCAGCAGCgggtatattaaatttatacaataaatCTCTGTGAATTGTGAAACGTTCATTTTCCACAACGAAGGTGGAGTGGAGTCATGTGCTACTGCTCATGGGGTCCATTACTACTTGTTTCCATTTGAATGATTCGATGGGTCGTCTAATGACCGTTGCAAAGTTTTCATTTGTTATgcttttttacattatttgctTTCCAATGTCACATGCTCTGTTTTTTTCCTCATGTCACATGTTTGAGTTTATGTAAGCAATATTCATAACAATTATatgcttttttaaattaaaggcATCCATCAATCATGTTCACCATATCTCATTATGTAGATAGATTGATAGAATACAATTCCAATTCCAATTCCAAGCCAGGAAATTCAACCTTGTCTGTACATTAAAGTTGAACAATGCTTTTGTAGCAATTGCTTCATATAATctagaattaattaataattaaattatttttcttatgggTATTTCTCTTATAAGCCACATTAACAAATAATGATAGTTGAGGATCCTGACTCAAAGAGGACacgtgatttttctttttgggggTTTCTTTTGACAGCTCAATCTTTTTTCGTTAATTTATTTCTTGGCGTTTTGGTCAATAATCATAATGGGTTTCAGAGTTTGCCTCATATGGCCGTTACGTAAGTCAATAGCATCTGGCTCCTAGTCAATGCAACGAATAATGCAAATTAACGTATGACTGAACTAGTAGTCACCAAATGTTCCTAACATATAGATACGTTGTGAGCCTTAGCATAATCTTCAATtggaaatatataatattttaggcAATTTCTAAAAGGATCCAACCATGTTTGTGCATGTAAAACAGTAGATGACGATTGAACCATTCAAataaccatttttatttttattttataacattaaaatcacaaaaataatttactatAATCGAGCAGACCAATCTGCACACAGGCCAACACATTTCGGTGCTTTGGTGTCATAGTCTGAAGCCAAAACATAGGAATACCAAATATTTTAACAGAGAATCTATTTCACTCAAAAGTTGCAACATCATTCTATTCAAAATTAAAGAGAGAATATGTTTCACTCCAAAGTACTAGTATAGAATACAATTGTTTCACAAAGCAAACTTGAGAAATATCTAATATATATGACCAGAAACGAAGTGGATTTCGGTATATACTAAGCTTTCAATGTGATGAATACATTATTGTTTACCATGAAGTTCAATGTAATAGCTTGAACTCCAGTTAGTGAAGTGAATTTCGCTAGTATTATATGTGACACTACAAGTAGAAAATGTCATCATgagaaagaacaaaagaatcaaatgaataataataacaaaattcagcatcttcaatttcaatcaattttgATCTCACACACAACCTGGCCAGAATCCAACTCTTCCTCTGCATCAGAAACAATCTCATCAAGACTCAAAGGCAAGCCAGAGGAGAAAGTAAGTGTAGGTTTCTCCTTAGGCACAACAAGAGCCACTCCTTGGTTATTATTAAGTATCTGCAACACTCTTCTCATGGAAGGCCTTTGAGCACTATCAGGGTTAGCacaactcaaccccaaaagcaaAAGCCTCTTCATTTCCCCTTCTCTAAAATCCCCATTCAATCTCTTATCAGCAGCCTCAATGATCGTCCCTTGAGAGTGCAACCCCCAAACCCAATCCACCAAATTTACCATCTTCTGCCCCTCTCTTTCAATTGGCCTCCTTCCACAAGCCACCTCAAGAACCACCACACCATAGCTGAACACATCAGTCTTCTCATTTGCCATTCCACACTGAAGATACTCAGGAGCTAAGTACCCCATTGTCCCTGCAGTTAGTGTTGAAACAGGACTCTTGTCATGATCCATAAGCTTTGCCAAACCAAAATCACCCAACCTTGGGTTCATGCTCCCATCTAGCAATATGTTACCAGTCTTAATGTCCCTGTGAATCACCCTTTGCTCACACTCTTGGTGCAAATAACTCAACACAGAAGCCAAACCAACAGCAATGTTTACCCTATGATTCCAACTCAACACATTGTTGCTATTATTCCCACTTTCACATTCTTGGTAAAGTACCTTGTCCAAGCTTCCATTTGGCATAAACTCATACACAAGCAACAATTCACCTTTCTCAACACACCAACCTAGGAGTTGGACCAAATTCTTGTGCCTCAAACCTGCTATAACAGAAAGCTCAGCCAGAAACTCGGTTCTTCCTTCATGAGAATATTGTCTTGATCTTTTAACCGCGGCAATGGTTCCTGAAGACTCAAACAAGGCCTTGTACACTGTCCCAAACGATCCTTTCCCAATT
This window harbors:
- the LOC100808217 gene encoding poly(A)-specific ribonuclease PARN isoform X1 — protein: MKPHKLPSPALSRAFARALGSATTATQCGVAFPSKTVTTANFEPSLAELRRHVRTSDFVAIDLEMTGVTSAPWRELLEFDRSDVRYLKVRDSATKFAVVQFGVCPFRWDPSNHSFVAYPHNFYVFPRQQLAGLGPCDEFLCQTTSMDFLAKYQFDFNACIHEGISYLSREQERKALRSLNSTYDSEWSDIGKLKDVRDIPLLSAADILFTARMKNKFSEWRDGLFQEQNQEDQIQGISNDSKFQVTFFEMHPALRLNRFTSHQLKLIQLLIRKHFKDLSYVSVNSEASGSQQLVVYTDLKDELNLLLKKVKEENHRAEEMKIQAAVGFRHVIDLLSSEQKLIVGYNCFLDIAHVYSKFIGPLPGTPEEFVASVSKCFPHIVDTKILLSTNLMFQEKMKRSRKSLASAFTSFCPQIAAGSRSTDLGSLSHVKVNVEVDDSRSCSWSPGGKHEAGYDAFMTGCIFAQLCSDLGIDFKLHDSSKPLALNEKLQKYVNRLYLSWMHRDIIDLNTGNKVADSSLRSLTKRYPKIMFENIVIIWGFSSKLKANEIRECISKVFGPTSVVSVFHLDATAAFVQFSKTELVSDFLLVKDSLERSGGAISVLHPLSKLLEGGNTCGANYDTYREICGSSLSEGLFADQAEAVGIKWKTKLTEYKVASRGKEHENPSVQDNVNTVMKNVERTKPNTIDQLGNAPSCGQVSTFEIEDSYVAEANL
- the LOC100802005 gene encoding nudix hydrolase 20, chloroplastic isoform X2, giving the protein MIIVRLIGSLTILLVNMQMSSLEKQSEFLPFIIEDHVVGFIHNGFVEHLRGFGNVFIFPKDKYNGGLYGDFVSLHPMLKTAEERTSAVGYVVERLGEEHIPGIRNELYPVISSFGAQIFFSLERAAAPYFGIKVYGTQMNGYVELDGQKHLWIGKRSGTKSTYPGMLDELVAGGLPHGINCQQNLAKECEEEAGIPRSISVNAIPVGAVSYKDIDGYRYKRDVLFCYDLKLPKDFIPKNKDGEVDSFKLIPVTQVAEIIRKTQFFKANCALVIIDFLFRHGYITPEYDGYLDLLRSLRIGDCS
- the LOC100808217 gene encoding poly(A)-specific ribonuclease PARN isoform X3; the protein is MKPHKLPSPALSRAFARALGSATTATQCGVAFPSKTVTTANFEPSLAELRRHVRTSDFVAIDLEMTGVTSAPWRELLEFDRSDVRYLKVRDSATKFAVVQFGVCPFRWDPSNHSFVAYPHNFYVFPRQQLAGLGPCDEFLCQTTSMDFLAKYQFDFNACIHEGISYLSREQERKALRSLNSTYDSEWSDIGKLKDVRDIPLLSAADILFTARMKNKFSEWRDGLFQEQNQEDQIQGISNDSKFQVTFFEMHPALRLNRFTSHQLKLIQLLIRKHFKDLSYVSVNSEASGSQQLVVYTDLKDELNLLLKKVKEENHRAEEMKIQAAVGFRHVIDLLSSEQKLIVGYNCFLDIAHVYSKFIGPLPGTPEEFVASVSKCFPHIVDTKILLSTNLMFQEKMKRSRKSLASAFTSFCPQIAAGSRSTDLGSLSHVKVNVEVDDSRSCSWSPGGKHEAGYDAFMTGCIFAQLCSDLVKDSLERSGGAISVLHPLSKLLEGGNTCGANYDTYREICGSSLSEGLFADQAEAVGIKWKTKLTEYKVASRGKEHENPSVQDNVNTVMKNVERTKPNTIDQLGNAPSCGQVSTFEIEDSYVAEANL
- the LOC100808217 gene encoding poly(A)-specific ribonuclease PARN isoform X2, with the translated sequence MKPHKLPSPALSRAFARALGSATTATQCGVAFPSKTVTTANFEPSLAELRRHVRTSDFVAIDLEMTGVTSAPWRELLEFDRSDVRYLKVRDSATKFAVVQFGVCPFRWDPSNHSFVAYPHNFYVFPRQQLAGLGPCDEFLCQTTSMDFLAKYQFDFNACIHEGISYLSREQERKALRSLNSTYDSEWSDIGKLKDVRDIPLLSAADILFTARMKNKFSEWRDGLFQEQNQEDQIQGISNDSKFQVTFFEMHPALRLNRFTSHQLKLIQLKKVKEENHRAEEMKIQAAVGFRHVIDLLSSEQKLIVGYNCFLDIAHVYSKFIGPLPGTPEEFVASVSKCFPHIVDTKILLSTNLMFQEKMKRSRKSLASAFTSFCPQIAAGSRSTDLGSLSHVKVNVEVDDSRSCSWSPGGKHEAGYDAFMTGCIFAQLCSDLGIDFKLHDSSKPLALNEKLQKYVNRLYLSWMHRDIIDLNTGNKVADSSLRSLTKRYPKIMFENIVIIWGFSSKLKANEIRECISKVFGPTSVVSVFHLDATAAFVQFSKTELVSDFLLVKDSLERSGGAISVLHPLSKLLEGGNTCGANYDTYREICGSSLSEGLFADQAEAVGIKWKTKLTEYKVASRGKEHENPSVQDNVNTVMKNVERTKPNTIDQLGNAPSCGQVSTFEIEDSYVAEANL
- the LOC100802005 gene encoding nudix hydrolase 20, chloroplastic isoform X1: MATFFCLCKFATFSNISSRTFSSFLPSKTSIYHSLSSSSATFSFTWDDAFRISQPQTATQHRSTYLQAFFHKVQLCNRAPEKQSEFLPFIIEDHVVGFIHNGFVEHLRGFGNVFIFPKDKYNGGLYGDFVSLHPMLKTAEERTSAVGYVVERLGEEHIPGIRNELYPVISSFGAQIFFSLERAAAPYFGIKVYGTQMNGYVELDGQKHLWIGKRSGTKSTYPGMLDELVAGGLPHGINCQQNLAKECEEEAGIPRSISVNAIPVGAVSYKDIDGYRYKRDVLFCYDLKLPKDFIPKNKDGEVDSFKLIPVTQVAEIIRKTQFFKANCALVIIDFLFRHGYITPEYDGYLDLLRSLRIGDCS